One Acidiferrobacter thiooxydans DNA window includes the following coding sequences:
- a CDS encoding glycogen-binding domain-containing protein → MADETDRPLSEGEIDAALRRWRQPLVADDFVDRVMVRIETADRRRLRRAMMRPWAIAAGVAIAVLAATLLLHAGGARVAPPGTRFVRFSLRMPHAEQVAVAGSFNGWGRRIALHARGHGLWTVRIPLRAGQYSYVFVVNGHQVMPDPHAEGYRPDGFGGRNSVIIVGSGGMTA, encoded by the coding sequence ATGGCAGACGAGACGGATAGACCACTTTCGGAAGGCGAGATCGATGCCGCCTTGAGGCGCTGGCGGCAGCCGCTCGTGGCCGACGATTTCGTGGATCGGGTGATGGTGCGCATCGAGACCGCCGACAGGCGGCGGCTGCGCCGCGCCATGATGCGCCCGTGGGCGATCGCCGCCGGGGTCGCGATCGCGGTCTTGGCGGCGACCCTGCTGCTGCACGCGGGGGGCGCGCGCGTGGCGCCGCCGGGTACGCGCTTCGTGCGTTTTTCGCTCAGGATGCCGCACGCCGAGCAGGTCGCGGTGGCCGGCAGTTTCAACGGCTGGGGGCGGCGCATCGCCCTGCATGCGCGCGGTCATGGCCTGTGGACGGTGCGCATCCCCTTGCGCGCCGGGCAATACAGCTATGTGTTCGTGGTGAATGGGCACCAGGTGATGCCCGATCCGCATGCCGAAGGCTATCGTCCCGACGGCTTCGGCGGCCGGAATTCCGTGATCATCGTCGGATCGGGGGGGATGACGGCATGA
- a CDS encoding ATP-binding cassette domain-containing protein → MPLLRLDDISLAYGHHPLLDHASLAIEAGERVCLIGRNGEGKSSLLRIVAGAIRPDSGTCSTSPGVRIATLDQEVACADTANVFEIVSGGLAALGAALAEYDHLTGCLAEGADDATLARLGAVQQILDSQDGWRFQQRVHTVISELSLDPHARMGELSGGWRRRVMLGRALVAEPDLLLLDEPTNHLDIGAILWLENYLANFTGGVLFVSHDRAFLRRLATRIIELDRGILSSWPGTYEDYVRRKAEALAAEETRDALFDKRLSEEERWIRQGIKARRTRNEGRVRALEAMRREQRARRERVGRAELRLDGADPSGRIVFETDRLTLSYEQRTLVRDFSATVQRGDRIALVGPNGVGKTTLLRALLGDVAPSGGSIRRGTRLEVAYFDQQREQLDPEATVMDSVGEGRLTITVGGRQEHVAGYLRRFLFPPERLRSPVAMLSGGERNRLLLARLFAKPANLLVLDEPTNDLDADTLELLEETLMEFTGTILIVSHDRAFIDHVATSTWLFDGQGGVCEHVGGYSDLPSPAPPSTPPARPKAPTAPAVAPPRKRPYKEQRELDELPARIEALEAERASLQAASADPRFYEQDQAQIASLFEHLAAIERELQAHYARWESLESS, encoded by the coding sequence ATGCCCCTACTGCGTCTCGATGATATCAGCCTTGCCTACGGCCACCACCCCTTGCTCGACCACGCCTCGCTTGCCATCGAGGCCGGCGAGCGCGTCTGCCTCATAGGGCGCAACGGCGAGGGCAAATCCTCGCTCCTGCGCATCGTCGCCGGGGCCATCAGGCCCGATAGCGGCACGTGCAGCACGTCACCGGGCGTGCGCATCGCCACCCTCGATCAAGAGGTCGCGTGCGCCGATACCGCGAATGTCTTCGAGATCGTCTCCGGGGGCTTGGCGGCCCTCGGCGCTGCGCTGGCCGAATACGATCATCTGACGGGATGCCTCGCCGAAGGTGCCGATGACGCGACCCTGGCGCGCCTGGGGGCCGTGCAGCAGATCCTAGACAGCCAGGACGGCTGGCGATTCCAGCAGCGCGTGCACACCGTCATCAGCGAACTGTCTCTCGATCCCCATGCGCGCATGGGCGAACTATCGGGCGGATGGCGGCGGCGTGTCATGCTCGGACGGGCCCTGGTCGCGGAACCCGACCTGCTGCTGCTCGACGAGCCCACGAACCACCTCGACATCGGCGCCATCCTGTGGCTCGAGAACTATCTCGCGAACTTCACCGGCGGGGTACTGTTCGTCAGCCATGATCGCGCCTTCCTCAGACGGCTTGCCACGCGCATCATCGAACTCGACCGCGGCATCCTGTCGTCATGGCCCGGGACCTATGAGGACTATGTGCGCCGCAAGGCCGAGGCCCTGGCTGCGGAGGAGACGCGCGACGCCCTGTTCGACAAGCGCCTATCCGAGGAGGAGCGCTGGATCCGGCAGGGCATCAAGGCGCGGCGCACGCGTAACGAGGGCCGGGTCCGGGCGCTCGAGGCCATGCGCCGCGAGCAGCGCGCACGACGCGAGCGCGTGGGGCGCGCCGAATTGCGCCTGGATGGCGCCGACCCCTCCGGCCGCATCGTCTTCGAGACCGATCGCCTGACGCTCAGCTACGAGCAGCGCACCCTGGTCCGCGACTTCAGCGCCACCGTCCAACGCGGCGACCGGATCGCGCTCGTCGGTCCCAACGGGGTCGGCAAGACCACCCTCCTGCGCGCCCTGTTGGGTGACGTCGCGCCGTCCGGCGGCTCGATCCGGCGGGGCACGCGCCTGGAGGTGGCGTACTTCGATCAGCAACGCGAGCAGCTCGATCCCGAGGCCACGGTCATGGACAGTGTCGGCGAAGGACGGCTCACCATCACCGTCGGCGGCCGCCAGGAGCACGTCGCAGGCTACCTGCGTCGCTTCCTGTTTCCGCCCGAGCGCCTGCGCTCACCGGTTGCCATGCTCTCCGGCGGCGAACGTAACCGCCTCTTGCTCGCGCGCCTGTTCGCCAAGCCCGCCAACCTCCTGGTCCTGGACGAACCGACCAACGACCTCGATGCCGACACCCTGGAGCTCCTCGAGGAGACCTTGATGGAGTTTACGGGCACCATCCTGATCGTAAGCCACGACCGCGCCTTCATAGATCACGTGGCAACCAGCACGTGGCTGTTCGATGGCCAAGGCGGCGTCTGCGAACACGTCGGCGGCTACAGCGACCTGCCATCGCCCGCGCCACCCTCGACACCCCCTGCGCGCCCGAAGGCCCCGACCGCGCCCGCCGTCGCGCCGCCGCGCAAGCGCCCCTATAAGGAACAACGCGAGCTCGATGAGCTCCCGGCGCGCATCGAGGCCCTGGAGGCCGAGCGCGCCTCGCTTCAGGCCGCCAGCGCCGATCCGCGCTTCTATGAGCAGGACCAGGCCCAGATCGCGAGTCTCTTCGAGCATCTGGCCGCCATCGAACGGGAGTTGCAGGCGCACTATGCGCGCTGGGAGTCCCTCGAGTCATCGTGA
- a CDS encoding YccF domain-containing protein, whose protein sequence is MLSLIGNVLWFVLGGAAMGLAWWLAGLIALVSIVGIPWARACFVIGQFTFWPFGREAVSRSAVGRPDIGTGPLGLIGNVLWFLLLGVWLAIGHILAALANFVTIIGIPFGIQHLKLAVIAMAPIGMTIVDKRPAR, encoded by the coding sequence ATGCTATCGTTGATCGGCAATGTGTTGTGGTTTGTCCTGGGGGGTGCGGCCATGGGCCTTGCCTGGTGGCTTGCCGGGCTGATTGCCCTTGTGTCCATTGTGGGCATTCCCTGGGCGCGCGCGTGCTTTGTCATCGGGCAGTTCACGTTCTGGCCGTTCGGACGCGAGGCGGTCAGTCGCAGCGCGGTGGGCCGCCCGGACATCGGCACGGGCCCTCTTGGGCTCATCGGCAATGTGTTGTGGTTCCTGTTGCTCGGGGTGTGGCTTGCGATCGGCCATATCTTGGCGGCACTCGCCAATTTCGTCACCATCATCGGCATTCCGTTTGGCATCCAGCACCTGAAGCTCGCCGTGATCGCCATGGCCCCCATCGGCATGACGATCGTGGACAAACGCCCCGCCCGGTAA
- a CDS encoding ABC transporter substrate-binding protein: MHTVKKLLVAAGFVVCAQLGLMTQASARITLGLSDWPGWVAWYVAQHNGYLKKYGAHVRLVWFPSYMTSVEALSAGRIDANCQALIDTIAPIVKKVPLKVILVTDNSAGNDALMVNNSIHSFAGLKGKSIAVEMNSIEEYLDVTALQEHHMSAADVHFINMSTGDSAAALITGRVAAAGVWNPWIQRIEARHAGHALFTSAQAPGLIPDLVVARASVVAAHRKDFVGLAKAWFATVRFIKAHPRKAAAIMAPHVDLTPAVYAASLSGTRLFGKHLNHIAMNPGPSSASLYNSTVHTGRFLEQVKMVKAIPNPRTFIDAGIVDQAGR, encoded by the coding sequence ATGCACACGGTGAAGAAGCTTCTGGTGGCCGCGGGTTTTGTGGTCTGCGCGCAGTTGGGTCTCATGACGCAGGCCAGCGCGCGTATCACGCTCGGGCTGTCGGATTGGCCGGGGTGGGTGGCGTGGTATGTGGCGCAACACAACGGCTATCTGAAGAAGTACGGGGCGCATGTGCGGCTGGTGTGGTTTCCGAGCTATATGACCTCGGTCGAGGCGCTGTCGGCCGGTCGCATAGACGCCAACTGCCAGGCGCTGATCGATACCATCGCGCCGATCGTGAAGAAGGTGCCGCTCAAGGTGATCCTGGTCACCGACAACTCCGCTGGCAACGACGCCTTGATGGTGAACAACTCCATCCATTCGTTCGCGGGATTGAAGGGGAAGTCGATTGCCGTCGAAATGAATTCGATCGAGGAGTACCTCGATGTGACGGCCCTTCAGGAGCATCACATGAGCGCCGCCGACGTGCATTTCATCAACATGTCGACCGGTGATTCCGCCGCTGCGCTCATCACCGGACGTGTGGCCGCAGCCGGGGTGTGGAATCCGTGGATCCAGAGGATCGAGGCGCGGCACGCCGGACATGCGCTCTTTACGAGCGCCCAGGCCCCGGGACTCATTCCCGACCTCGTGGTCGCCCGCGCTAGCGTCGTCGCCGCCCACCGAAAGGATTTCGTGGGGCTCGCCAAGGCCTGGTTTGCGACCGTGCGCTTCATTAAGGCCCACCCCCGCAAGGCGGCGGCGATCATGGCCCCGCATGTGGATCTCACGCCCGCGGTCTATGCCGCAAGCCTGTCTGGCACCAGGCTTTTCGGAAAACACCTGAATCACATTGCCATGAATCCCGGTCCATCGAGTGCCTCGCTCTATAACAGCACCGTCCACACCGGGCGTTTCCTGGAGCAGGTGAAGATGGTCAAGGCGATCCCCAACCCGCGTACCTTTATCGACGCGGGTATCGTGGATCAGGCGGGGCGGTGA
- a CDS encoding ABC transporter permease, with amino-acid sequence MGAVTARTHGTSSVGGRKAAAQRTRVRAWFSRIRAPIPRALYVGLAVAGFLLPLAFWQALCAWHLVGALFLPSPADVWMSLRHWYASGLLHDTGISIYRVVAGFVLAALIGVPLGLFIGAYKWCEALLQPINDFVRYMPASAFIPLVILWVGIGEGSKIAIIFIGVVFQIVVMVADAVRKLPDRYLEAAYTMGARPGETMKLVVWRGTWPQIVDILRINMGWAWTYLVVAEMVAADSGLGFAILQAQRFLDTAKIFVGIIVIGLIGLAFDLMFRALHKQLFPWYRP; translated from the coding sequence ATGGGCGCCGTGACCGCAAGGACCCACGGGACATCCAGCGTCGGCGGCCGCAAGGCGGCCGCGCAGCGCACCCGGGTGCGTGCCTGGTTTTCACGCATACGCGCACCGATCCCAAGGGCGCTGTATGTGGGTCTTGCGGTCGCGGGGTTTTTGCTGCCGCTCGCCTTCTGGCAGGCGCTGTGTGCGTGGCATCTCGTAGGGGCGCTTTTTCTGCCGTCGCCGGCCGATGTGTGGATGTCGCTGCGCCATTGGTATGCAAGCGGGCTTTTGCACGATACCGGCATCAGCATCTATCGCGTGGTCGCGGGCTTTGTGTTGGCGGCCTTGATCGGGGTGCCGCTTGGGCTTTTCATCGGCGCCTACAAGTGGTGTGAGGCGCTCTTGCAGCCGATCAACGACTTCGTGCGCTACATGCCGGCCTCGGCCTTCATACCGCTCGTCATCCTGTGGGTGGGCATAGGCGAGGGATCGAAGATCGCCATCATCTTCATAGGGGTCGTGTTCCAGATCGTGGTGATGGTCGCCGATGCCGTGCGCAAGCTCCCGGACCGCTATCTGGAGGCCGCCTATACCATGGGGGCGCGCCCGGGGGAGACCATGAAGCTTGTCGTGTGGCGCGGCACATGGCCGCAGATCGTCGACATCCTGCGTATCAACATGGGTTGGGCCTGGACCTATCTGGTGGTGGCCGAGATGGTGGCCGCCGACAGCGGCCTTGGGTTTGCCATCCTTCAGGCGCAACGCTTCCTTGATACCGCGAAGATCTTCGTCGGGATCATCGTCATAGGTCTCATAGGGCTTGCCTTCGATCTCATGTTTCGTGCGCTGCACAAGCAGCTTTTTCCCTGGTACCGGCCATGA
- a CDS encoding ABC transporter ATP-binding protein, protein MSAPRVSVEGVGRDYEGRDGVPFPVLKGLDMVASDHEFVAIVGASGCGKSTLLRLVAGLDEVTEGVIRVDGRPVTGPGPDRGMVFQQSTLFPWLTVWQNLRFPRGLAVHAEATSREVSEYLSRSEALLNMMGLARVRDSYPNQLSGGMQQRVNIARALVANPAVLLMDEPFGALDAQTRETMHDLVLHLFAAEKTTALFVTHDVEEAIYLADRVIVLAPNPGRVDSVHSIPWGRARTQDLKLDGAFVRLKGEILARIRATTAVHADRELLESMTARTRASSLAEEKGKS, encoded by the coding sequence ATGAGCGCGCCGCGTGTCAGTGTGGAGGGCGTGGGCCGGGACTATGAGGGCCGGGACGGTGTCCCGTTCCCGGTCCTGAAGGGTCTCGACATGGTGGCGTCCGACCATGAGTTCGTGGCCATCGTCGGGGCCTCGGGGTGTGGCAAGTCCACGCTCTTACGGCTCGTCGCCGGGCTCGATGAGGTCACCGAGGGGGTGATCCGGGTGGACGGACGTCCCGTCACGGGGCCTGGGCCGGATCGCGGGATGGTATTCCAGCAATCGACCCTGTTTCCGTGGCTCACGGTCTGGCAGAACCTGCGTTTCCCGCGCGGCCTTGCGGTCCACGCCGAGGCCACCAGCCGCGAGGTGTCGGAGTACCTCTCGCGAAGCGAGGCCCTGCTCAACATGATGGGTCTTGCGCGCGTCCGCGACAGCTACCCAAACCAGTTGAGCGGCGGCATGCAGCAGCGCGTCAATATTGCGCGCGCGCTGGTGGCCAACCCGGCGGTGCTGCTGATGGACGAGCCCTTCGGGGCGCTCGACGCGCAGACCCGCGAGACCATGCATGACCTCGTGCTGCATCTGTTCGCCGCCGAGAAGACCACGGCCTTGTTCGTGACCCATGACGTCGAGGAGGCGATCTATCTCGCGGACCGGGTGATCGTGCTGGCCCCCAACCCCGGGCGCGTGGACTCCGTGCACAGCATCCCCTGGGGGCGCGCGCGCACCCAGGATCTCAAGCTCGATGGCGCGTTCGTGAGACTGAAAGGCGAGATCCTGGCGCGCATCCGCGCCACCACCGCGGTCCATGCCGATCGCGAATTATTGGAAAGTATGACGGCGCGCACGCGCGCATCGTCGCTTGCAGAGGAGAAAGGAAAGTCATGA
- a CDS encoding urea amidolyase associated protein UAAP1 — translation MKERETSERTVLWQEHVPGGCHASFRLGRGQGLRLTALAPKANASVLLFNDDDRSERYNMADTLKAQHTAALGAGHVLMSDMGRALAAICEESVSDHDPICGASSRADIERCFGARRFEHARNAMHRSGQEGLLIELAKWGLGKEDLVAPINFFSALAIDDEGRVALRGDGVDCGDFVEWTAVLNLLCVISAAPHPLAAPGTYAPADLRVIAYAQGGDTGASVARCAENARAFMNSHRYLGDC, via the coding sequence ATGAAGGAACGGGAAACAAGCGAACGGACCGTACTTTGGCAGGAGCATGTGCCCGGGGGATGCCACGCCTCGTTTCGGCTAGGGCGCGGCCAGGGCCTGCGGCTTACAGCGCTCGCGCCCAAGGCCAATGCCTCGGTGCTGCTCTTTAATGACGACGACCGCAGCGAGCGCTACAACATGGCCGACACCCTGAAGGCCCAGCATACCGCGGCACTCGGCGCCGGGCATGTCCTCATGTCGGATATGGGGCGGGCGCTGGCGGCGATCTGCGAAGAGAGCGTGAGCGACCATGATCCGATCTGCGGGGCCTCCAGCCGCGCAGACATCGAGCGGTGCTTTGGCGCGCGCCGCTTCGAGCATGCGCGCAACGCCATGCACCGCAGCGGCCAGGAGGGCCTTTTGATCGAGCTCGCCAAGTGGGGCCTCGGTAAGGAGGATCTGGTGGCGCCGATCAATTTCTTTAGCGCGCTTGCGATCGACGACGAGGGCCGCGTGGCGTTGCGTGGCGATGGCGTCGATTGCGGCGATTTCGTGGAGTGGACGGCGGTCTTGAATCTCCTGTGTGTAATATCGGCGGCCCCCCATCCCTTGGCCGCCCCCGGCACCTATGCCCCGGCCGACCTGCGCGTCATAGCCTACGCCCAAGGCGGCGACACCGGCGCAAGCGTCGCGCGATGCGCGGAGAACGCGCGCGCCTTCATGAACAGCCACCGTTATCTCGGAGATTGCTGA
- a CDS encoding urea amidolyase associated protein UAAP2 produces the protein MPKPILQESARDPADALWDVVCPAGEPWMGEVLAGQTVRIVDLMGNQAVDTLFYNRHDRRERYSAQATIVAQRALYLTTGSVLMSSEGRPMLTIVADTCGRHDTLGGACSAESNTVRYGHDKGYMHSCRDNFLQASHHCACGQRLGLGKRDLASNINFFMNVPVEGRALRFADGVSAPGKYVEMRACQDVVILISNCPQLNNPCNAYDPTPIRIMAWGAAEG, from the coding sequence ATGCCAAAGCCCATATTGCAGGAAAGCGCCCGCGACCCGGCCGACGCCCTGTGGGATGTCGTATGCCCGGCGGGCGAGCCGTGGATGGGGGAGGTGCTTGCCGGCCAGACCGTGCGCATCGTCGACCTCATGGGCAACCAGGCGGTCGATACGCTTTTTTATAACCGGCATGACCGTCGCGAGCGCTACAGCGCGCAGGCCACCATCGTCGCCCAAAGGGCCCTCTATCTTACGACCGGCTCGGTATTGATGTCGTCGGAGGGGCGGCCCATGCTGACTATCGTCGCCGATACCTGCGGGCGCCACGATACCCTGGGCGGGGCCTGTTCCGCGGAGAGCAACACGGTCCGCTATGGTCATGACAAGGGATATATGCACAGCTGCCGGGACAATTTCCTGCAGGCCTCGCACCACTGCGCATGCGGCCAGCGTCTGGGCCTTGGCAAGCGCGACCTCGCTTCCAACATCAATTTCTTCATGAATGTCCCGGTAGAGGGTCGCGCATTGCGGTTCGCAGACGGGGTCTCGGCTCCCGGAAAATATGTCGAGATGCGCGCCTGCCAGGATGTGGTGATCCTTATTTCGAATTGCCCGCAATTGAACAATCCCTGCAACGCCTATGATCCGACCCCGATTCGCATCATGGCCTGGGGGGCGGCGGAGGGTTGA
- a CDS encoding 5-oxoprolinase/urea amidolyase family protein, with protein MLKTVWVADSGVGATRVRQTLERLGIAMRCAPPVIVEGAEVRAITALAAAAGADVVHPGYGVRARDAQLARALAGSGIAFAGARADDIEAFSDPGRARALACEADLPLLARSRPLEDLADILAVAATIGYPVALCCESALWERRCAHPEAVRAAWEQWRRSPPPGLGALCVERRLAQARCLEVPVWGDGRGAVRALGVHDVSLRRDGRVLLEEAPAGGLASGECQQLMDRAVRLARHVRYRSAGVVRFIYDERERVSYFVALDAALGAAHALASMVIGSDIVAWTLRLAAGEDGVLDDDPRGAVGHAILAHVRAEDWARGLARSAGRVTTVSWPPGAEIAAAIAAGSEVALAGDGELAHIGVAADDRRQAWQALDEALAQTVVRGVETNREWLRAWAQDPRVRAGRPDVDILASDRRPAPVVEVLKGGAQTTLQDWPGRLGYWQVGVPPSGPMDALAHRYANGLVGNDPGAVVLEMTLAGPHLKFHAPALIALTGAPFSARLDGRVLPMWQVCRVEAGSELLCGTVRTAGARAYLAVQGGFVADCYLGSAATFALGGFGGHEGRALKAGDRLTITAIRDDSVVGRPLSRRLRPRYERHWTLAVLYGPHGADDFFTTDDIEAFFAADWQVHPQSNRTGVRLIGPRPQWARPDGGEAGLHPSNIHDNAYAIGAIDYTGDMPVILGPDGPSLGGFVCPAVVVSADLWKLGQLRPGDTVRFVRVSLAAARALHRDQEQALDLRPPPLRPGLPVMAHEADAREAIIARSDGSQAGVAVVYRRAGDANVLIEYGPPILDIGLRLRVHALMEWLQSRRHERLNDAVIDLTPGIRSLQVHYRPDRLSQAALVAVLGEAEADLGDLREACVASRIVHLPLAWDDSQTRLATARYQQLVRPDAPWCPRNIEFIRRINGLDSEEAVRDIVLAAEYLVLGLGDVYLGAPVATPVDPRHRLVTTKYNPARTWTPENAVGIGGAYLCIYGMEGPGGYQFVGRTLQMWNRGPAVAPFVDGAPWLLRFFDRIRFFPVSEEQLLAMRADFAQGRLPLRIEDGRFSWAEYQRFLEAERPGIEAFKARQQAAFVRERESWARSADAAACGA; from the coding sequence ATGTTAAAGACCGTATGGGTGGCCGATTCCGGAGTGGGTGCTACGCGCGTGAGACAAACGCTTGAGCGTCTGGGGATCGCCATGCGCTGTGCGCCGCCTGTGATCGTAGAAGGGGCGGAGGTGCGCGCGATCACCGCCCTGGCGGCCGCCGCCGGGGCCGATGTCGTCCATCCCGGATATGGCGTCCGCGCCCGCGATGCGCAGCTCGCGCGCGCGCTCGCAGGCTCCGGGATCGCCTTTGCCGGGGCGCGCGCCGACGACATCGAGGCGTTCTCGGACCCCGGGCGGGCGCGCGCGCTCGCTTGCGAGGCCGATCTGCCGCTGCTTGCGAGGAGCCGTCCCCTGGAGGATCTTGCGGATATCCTGGCGGTGGCGGCGACGATCGGCTACCCGGTGGCGCTGTGCTGCGAGAGCGCCCTGTGGGAGCGGCGCTGTGCGCACCCCGAGGCCGTGCGTGCGGCCTGGGAGCAGTGGCGGCGATCGCCGCCTCCCGGCCTGGGGGCGCTGTGTGTGGAAAGGCGTCTGGCCCAGGCCCGTTGCCTGGAGGTCCCGGTGTGGGGCGATGGGCGCGGCGCGGTACGGGCCTTGGGCGTGCACGATGTAAGCCTGCGGCGCGACGGCCGGGTGCTGCTGGAAGAGGCGCCCGCCGGGGGATTGGCGTCCGGGGAATGCCAGCAGCTCATGGATAGGGCGGTGCGCCTGGCGCGCCACGTGCGCTATCGATCCGCGGGCGTGGTGCGTTTCATCTATGATGAGCGCGAGCGCGTGTCCTATTTCGTAGCCCTGGACGCGGCGCTCGGGGCCGCGCACGCGCTCGCCTCGATGGTCATCGGGAGCGATATCGTCGCGTGGACGTTGCGACTCGCGGCCGGGGAAGACGGTGTGTTGGACGACGATCCGCGAGGCGCCGTCGGGCATGCGATCCTGGCGCATGTACGCGCCGAGGATTGGGCGCGCGGACTGGCACGTTCCGCAGGACGCGTGACCACGGTGTCGTGGCCACCGGGGGCAGAGATCGCGGCCGCCATCGCCGCGGGATCGGAGGTGGCGCTGGCGGGCGATGGCGAGCTTGCGCATATCGGTGTGGCGGCGGATGATCGCAGGCAGGCATGGCAGGCGCTCGATGAGGCGCTGGCGCAGACCGTGGTGCGCGGGGTCGAGACCAATAGGGAGTGGCTGCGCGCCTGGGCGCAGGATCCGCGGGTGCGCGCGGGCCGTCCGGATGTCGATATCCTGGCATCCGACCGGCGGCCGGCCCCGGTGGTGGAGGTCCTGAAGGGGGGGGCGCAGACCACCCTCCAGGACTGGCCGGGACGGCTCGGGTATTGGCAGGTGGGCGTGCCGCCGTCGGGGCCCATGGATGCGCTCGCGCATCGCTACGCCAACGGGCTTGTGGGCAACGATCCGGGGGCCGTGGTTTTGGAGATGACGCTGGCCGGCCCGCATCTCAAATTCCATGCGCCGGCGCTGATCGCGCTCACCGGCGCGCCATTTTCGGCACGGCTCGACGGACGCGTACTGCCGATGTGGCAGGTATGTCGGGTGGAGGCCGGCAGCGAGTTGCTGTGCGGCACGGTGCGTACCGCCGGGGCGCGCGCCTATCTGGCCGTGCAGGGAGGCTTTGTCGCCGATTGCTATCTCGGCAGTGCGGCGACGTTTGCCCTCGGCGGTTTTGGTGGTCACGAGGGGCGCGCCCTGAAGGCGGGTGACCGCCTGACCATAACCGCCATCCGGGACGATAGCGTAGTCGGTCGGCCATTGTCGCGGCGTTTGCGGCCGCGCTACGAACGCCACTGGACGCTCGCGGTCTTGTATGGGCCGCACGGCGCCGATGATTTCTTTACCACAGACGACATTGAGGCCTTTTTTGCCGCCGATTGGCAGGTCCACCCGCAGTCCAATCGAACCGGTGTGCGCTTGATCGGTCCGCGTCCGCAGTGGGCGCGCCCCGATGGCGGAGAGGCCGGTCTCCACCCTTCGAATATTCATGATAATGCCTACGCCATAGGCGCGATCGACTATACCGGCGACATGCCGGTGATCCTGGGGCCGGATGGACCGAGTCTCGGCGGCTTCGTGTGCCCGGCGGTGGTGGTGTCCGCGGACCTTTGGAAGCTCGGGCAGTTGCGTCCGGGGGATACGGTGCGTTTTGTGCGTGTCAGTCTCGCGGCGGCGCGTGCCTTGCACCGGGATCAGGAGCAGGCATTGGATCTGCGTCCGCCGCCACTCAGGCCGGGCCTGCCGGTCATGGCCCATGAAGCGGATGCAAGGGAGGCGATCATCGCGCGCAGCGACGGGTCGCAAGCAGGGGTTGCGGTCGTGTATCGACGCGCCGGCGATGCCAATGTCCTGATCGAGTACGGGCCACCGATCCTCGATATCGGTCTGCGCCTGCGCGTCCATGCGCTCATGGAGTGGCTGCAGTCGCGCCGCCACGAGCGCTTGAACGACGCCGTGATCGACCTCACGCCCGGCATACGCTCGTTGCAGGTCCATTACCGCCCCGATCGGCTCTCGCAGGCGGCGCTGGTGGCCGTGCTCGGCGAGGCCGAGGCCGACCTCGGGGACTTGCGCGAGGCCTGTGTGGCCTCGCGCATCGTGCATCTGCCGCTCGCCTGGGATGACAGTCAGACGCGGCTTGCCACCGCCCGTTATCAGCAGCTCGTGCGTCCCGATGCCCCCTGGTGCCCGCGCAACATCGAATTCATTCGCCGCATCAACGGGCTAGACAGCGAGGAGGCGGTGCGCGATATCGTCTTGGCCGCCGAGTATCTGGTGCTCGGCCTGGGGGATGTGTATCTCGGGGCACCGGTCGCGACCCCGGTCGATCCCCGCCACCGGCTGGTCACCACCAAGTACAACCCGGCGCGTACCTGGACCCCGGAGAATGCGGTGGGCATAGGCGGGGCCTATCTGTGCATTTATGGCATGGAGGGCCCGGGGGGTTATCAGTTCGTGGGGCGCACGCTGCAGATGTGGAACCGGGGGCCTGCGGTCGCGCCGTTTGTAGACGGTGCCCCGTGGCTGTTGCGGTTCTTCGATCGCATCCGGTTTTTCCCGGTGAGCGAGGAGCAGCTATTGGCGATGCGCGCGGATTTCGCGCAAGGTCGCTTGCCGCTACGTATCGAGGACGGGCGCTTCTCATGGGCCGAGTACCAGCGGTTCCTGGAGGCCGAGAGGCCCGGCATCGAGGCCTTCAAGGCGCGTCAACAGGCGGCGTTCGTGCGCGAGCGCGAGTCCTGGGCGCGCAGCGCCGATGCCGCCGCCTGCGGGGCTTAG